A single Parabacteroides timonensis DNA region contains:
- a CDS encoding phosphoethanolamine transferase: protein MKNVPVHFYIFSLVATLFLGICFTSADFLTIPIGTVKDLFIIAFQWSVVTMVLYFITILLAANKYVFAITFPLLTLISSLLAWFRFTMNATLTPMVLDAALENDMRTSGDLYSPGLLVFVLITFGISIIFAVYRIKRVVVRPSLYPTLIGGLLLFTVTRINTIKYPITERIPFNVYYTFMKYWEEKQIISENRTDLTGGIQCSDEDLTVVFVLGESLRPDHLGLNGYERNTTPLLSKEDIISYPFVYAEQTYTNRSVPHILTRADSTDYSRAYSEKSFISFFNACDFYTVWLANQEAADTYVYFMNECDSLIHVNINKSSYVVFDQWLDGDLLPLFDNALQMENNKKLIILHTIGSHWWYNSHFIDEFTHFQPIVKSKIISSCTQEEMINSYDNTILYTDYFLSNLIDRLKDKKAILIYQSDHGEALGEDGAWLHAAENPYTHQAACMVWMSPEYKKEHPDHYEKAKENSLKRFRTDYLYHSILDAGGIGSEYIDYSLSIFR, encoded by the coding sequence ATGAAGAATGTGCCTGTTCATTTTTATATTTTTTCTTTAGTTGCTACTTTATTTTTAGGTATTTGTTTTACCTCTGCTGATTTTCTTACTATACCTATAGGAACGGTTAAAGACTTATTTATTATAGCTTTTCAATGGTCGGTAGTAACAATGGTACTTTATTTTATCACCATTTTATTAGCTGCTAATAAATATGTATTTGCTATAACATTTCCATTACTAACGTTGATAAGCTCGCTATTGGCCTGGTTTCGTTTTACCATGAATGCAACTTTGACTCCTATGGTATTGGATGCAGCCCTGGAGAACGACATGCGTACATCCGGGGATTTATACTCACCGGGCTTATTAGTATTTGTGCTTATAACATTCGGGATATCTATAATATTTGCAGTTTACCGGATTAAACGGGTTGTAGTTCGTCCTTCTCTTTATCCTACTCTTATAGGTGGTTTACTGTTATTTACAGTAACACGTATAAACACTATAAAATATCCTATAACAGAACGTATTCCCTTCAATGTTTATTATACTTTTATGAAATATTGGGAAGAAAAACAGATTATCAGTGAGAACAGAACAGACTTAACAGGCGGGATACAATGTAGTGATGAGGATTTGACAGTTGTTTTTGTACTGGGTGAATCGCTTCGTCCTGATCATTTGGGATTGAATGGATATGAACGAAATACGACTCCATTATTGTCAAAAGAAGATATTATATCTTACCCTTTTGTATATGCAGAACAGACATATACGAATCGGAGTGTTCCACATATATTGACTCGTGCTGATAGTACTGATTATTCGAGAGCTTATTCAGAAAAGTCTTTTATAAGTTTTTTTAATGCCTGTGATTTTTATACGGTTTGGTTAGCTAATCAGGAGGCTGCTGATACTTATGTTTATTTTATGAATGAATGTGACTCACTGATTCATGTCAATATAAATAAGTCTTCTTATGTGGTATTCGATCAATGGTTGGATGGGGATTTATTACCGCTTTTTGATAATGCTTTACAGATGGAAAATAATAAGAAACTGATTATATTACATACAATAGGTTCTCACTGGTGGTATAATTCGCATTTTATAGATGAGTTTACTCATTTCCAGCCGATAGTAAAAAGTAAAATTATCTCCTCTTGTACACAGGAAGAAATGATAAATTCATATGACAATACAATTCTGTACACAGATTATTTTTTATCTAATCTGATAGATCGTTTAAAAGATAAAAAGGCCATTCTTATATATCAGTCTGATCATGGGGAAGCACTAGGAGAAGATGGCGCTTGGTTACATGCTGCAGAAAATCCTTATACACATCAAGCGGCTTGTATGGTTTGGATGTCGCCGGAGTATAAAAAGGAACATCCGGATCATTATGAAAAAGCAAAAGAAAACTCTTTAAAACGATTCAGAACCGATTACCTTTATCACAGTATACTGGATGCCGGAGGGATCGGTTCTGAATATATTGATTACTCGTTAAGTATATTCCGCTAG
- a CDS encoding non-canonical purine NTP diphosphatase: MKTLVFATNNKHKLDEVQKITSGLVNIVSLEDIGCHDDIPETSDTLEGNALQKARYIKEHYGFDCFADDTGLEVEALNNAPGVYSARYAGPGHDSEANMNKLLQEMNNIKNRKACFRTVIALLLNGQEYLFEGIVNGQITKDKRGASGFGYDPIFVPDNYTQTFAEMGNDIKNTISHRAEAVKKLSAFLSTLSE; the protein is encoded by the coding sequence ATGAAAACATTAGTATTTGCAACTAATAACAAACATAAACTGGATGAAGTACAAAAAATAACATCCGGCCTGGTAAATATAGTAAGCCTGGAAGATATCGGTTGTCATGATGATATACCGGAAACAAGTGATACCCTGGAAGGAAATGCTCTTCAGAAAGCCCGATACATAAAAGAGCATTATGGATTCGATTGTTTTGCCGACGATACAGGCCTGGAGGTGGAAGCATTAAATAATGCACCAGGGGTTTATTCTGCACGTTATGCAGGTCCCGGACATGACTCGGAAGCAAATATGAATAAACTTTTACAGGAAATGAATAATATAAAAAACCGAAAAGCTTGTTTCCGTACAGTTATTGCTCTCTTATTAAATGGCCAGGAGTATTTATTTGAAGGAATTGTAAATGGTCAAATAACGAAAGATAAACGAGGTGCAAGTGGATTCGGATATGATCCGATCTTTGTACCGGATAATTACACACAAACTTTTGCCGAGATGGGAAATGATATTAAAAATACGATCAGCCACCGGGCTGAAGCTGTAAAGAAATTAAGTGCTTTTCTATCTACATTATCAGAATAA
- the porZ gene encoding type IX secretion system anionic LPS delivery protein PorZ produces the protein MRRIIYTFIFIYVTASTIIAQKSVGEWNTYLAYNIAMKVAEGNNHVFTVADGSLYSYSKEDNSVKHYTKQTGLSDSGIDHIIFNPEVNTLLITYSNGNIDLLGDYGIYNLSYLLDNSNVTNKTINSIYLYKEYAYLATDFGIIVLNMDPNKKEIKDTYKLNKKVNSVTINDNYIYAATSNGILKASLDANLLDYNEWDSYQLAPSEFEFDQDSISQICFFQNTLCFFANQKYKKGIYYEQADKTVKSLLINNSLTNMVFQNNKLMPYTNTQLYIYSSLTERDVINAGIVYGVSSLKDPNTFWIASGVNGLKGIQKKNNQYEVVVEGLNDQTIYPKRNYNYYMTTYENQLYIVGGDRWTDRKFRQGTLMIYDNEKWFNLDETTIKIIISDEKNKIEYPSDYTGIAIDPKDPSHYYVSSYGEGIIEFKDNQYVQLFNHKNSTLSTIYPTGGDRAQQRYIRIGSVTFDKNGNLWATNCGVQDVLKVLKADGTWTSFNFSNTDNFTNVPLADKITITSDNRKWINVPYGYKSGILIFDDGGTIDDTSDDQARFISTFSDINGTIDASGYFCITEDKNGQVWIGTNRGPIYCANPKAKLEDIRCSRVIRPADEINDVPYNFLDGEQINAIAVDGGNRKWIATQSSGVFLVSEDGMETIENFTTTNSPLPSNQINSLAINQLTGEVFIGTEKGLVSYMGDATEGKEDYSDVYAYPNPVRPEHNDHVTIVGLMNDSNVKITDLKGNIIYQGKSAGGTFTWDCRSRKGGRVATGVYLVFSATPEAKESVVTKIMVVK, from the coding sequence ATGAGAAGAATTATATACACTTTTATATTTATATACGTTACCGCTTCTACCATCATTGCCCAAAAAAGTGTTGGAGAATGGAATACTTACCTGGCATATAATATTGCAATGAAAGTCGCAGAAGGTAATAATCATGTATTCACTGTAGCGGACGGTTCTCTATACAGTTATAGTAAAGAAGATAATAGTGTTAAGCATTATACCAAACAAACAGGGCTTAGCGACAGTGGGATAGATCATATTATCTTCAATCCTGAAGTAAATACATTATTGATTACTTACAGCAATGGAAATATAGACCTGTTGGGAGATTATGGCATTTATAATCTTTCTTATTTACTTGATAATTCGAATGTAACGAATAAAACCATTAACAGCATATACTTATATAAAGAATATGCTTATCTGGCAACAGATTTCGGGATTATTGTCCTTAATATGGATCCGAATAAGAAAGAAATCAAAGATACTTACAAATTGAACAAGAAAGTCAATTCCGTAACTATCAACGACAATTACATATATGCAGCTACTTCGAATGGCATATTGAAAGCATCGTTGGATGCTAATTTACTAGATTATAATGAATGGGACTCTTATCAGTTGGCTCCATCTGAATTCGAATTCGACCAGGACAGTATCAGTCAGATATGTTTCTTTCAGAATACCTTATGTTTTTTTGCTAATCAAAAATACAAGAAAGGTATTTATTATGAACAAGCAGATAAAACAGTCAAAAGTCTGTTGATAAATAATAGTTTGACTAATATGGTTTTTCAAAATAATAAATTGATGCCATATACCAACACTCAATTATACATCTATTCTTCATTGACGGAAAGAGACGTCATCAATGCAGGAATTGTATATGGTGTTTCATCTCTCAAAGATCCCAACACATTTTGGATAGCTTCAGGAGTCAATGGCTTAAAAGGTATTCAGAAAAAAAATAATCAATATGAAGTAGTTGTAGAAGGATTGAACGATCAAACGATATATCCTAAACGTAATTATAATTATTATATGACTACATACGAAAATCAATTATATATTGTTGGAGGAGATCGTTGGACCGATAGAAAATTTAGACAAGGAACACTAATGATATATGATAATGAAAAATGGTTCAACTTAGATGAAACTACTATCAAAATAATTATTTCTGATGAAAAAAATAAAATTGAATATCCTAGTGACTATACAGGAATAGCCATTGATCCCAAAGATCCCTCACATTATTATGTATCTTCTTACGGAGAAGGTATTATTGAATTCAAAGACAATCAATATGTTCAATTATTTAATCACAAAAATAGTACACTATCTACAATCTATCCAACTGGTGGAGACAGAGCACAACAGAGATATATACGTATTGGAAGTGTAACTTTCGATAAAAATGGCAATCTATGGGCTACTAATTGCGGAGTACAGGATGTACTCAAAGTATTAAAAGCCGATGGAACCTGGACAAGTTTCAATTTTTCTAATACAGATAATTTTACAAATGTTCCTCTGGCAGATAAAATAACAATCACTTCCGATAATCGTAAATGGATAAATGTTCCCTACGGATATAAATCTGGTATCCTTATCTTTGATGATGGCGGAACAATAGATGATACAAGCGACGACCAAGCTCGTTTTATATCAACATTCAGCGATATCAACGGTACGATTGATGCCAGCGGTTATTTCTGCATTACTGAAGATAAAAACGGACAGGTCTGGATTGGAACTAACAGAGGTCCGATTTACTGTGCCAATCCCAAAGCTAAACTGGAAGATATAAGATGTAGCCGGGTTATCCGTCCTGCAGATGAAATCAATGATGTTCCTTATAATTTTCTTGATGGAGAACAAATAAATGCTATCGCTGTAGACGGAGGAAACCGTAAATGGATAGCTACACAAAGTTCCGGTGTATTTCTGGTAAGCGAAGATGGTATGGAAACAATCGAAAATTTTACTACAACCAACTCTCCTCTCCCATCCAATCAGATAAACTCATTAGCCATTAATCAACTGACCGGAGAAGTTTTTATAGGTACTGAAAAAGGATTGGTATCTTATATGGGCGACGCAACAGAAGGAAAAGAAGATTATTCGGATGTATATGCTTATCCGAATCCTGTTCGTCCGGAACATAACGACCATGTAACAATCGTCGGATTAATGAATGATTCGAATGTAAAAATTACGGATCTGAAAGGTAATATCATTTACCAGGGAAAATCTGCCGGAGGTACCTTTACCTGGGATTGCCGGAGTAGAAAAGGTGGCCGGGTTGCAACCGGAGTTTATCTTGTATTCTCAGCAACACCCGAAGCCAAAGAAAGCGTGGTGACTAAAATTATGGTAGTGAAATAA
- a CDS encoding SGNH/GDSL hydrolase family protein, whose amino-acid sequence MELTGKQIKRIFFFLLFIVVLMVGLNGVTPYFFRMLPNDYARTKLILNTIKDPEQAPEIVIFGNSRGMSGVDGYMLEKELSDHPVVYSFTSTGQMLSESALYYSSLPPSVRTVIQCLDIDVLSKPVDMDIPNQVALHMYGYKMDDRTKLLVPGLYDELSKSDWYYNYKARNCLFSGFSFVLRNLLDDDAPESSIDNELRYPAAQASYRNEAVYQRGLDEQNKQNKFEAYRITPEWKRLIEESYSFFKAKNIQYYLVLMPYNPDIISAKKTEKQEALQSYIKELGYIPYIDCFDLLEASDFYDAIHPNDKGAKKITNQILISLP is encoded by the coding sequence ATGGAACTGACAGGGAAACAGATAAAGAGGATATTCTTTTTTCTATTATTTATAGTCGTTTTGATGGTTGGTTTGAATGGGGTAACTCCTTACTTCTTCAGGATGCTTCCTAATGATTATGCCCGTACCAAACTTATACTGAATACAATAAAAGATCCGGAACAGGCTCCGGAGATTGTTATTTTCGGTAATAGCAGGGGGATGAGTGGAGTAGATGGCTATATGTTGGAAAAAGAGTTGAGCGATCATCCTGTCGTATATAGTTTTACTTCGACCGGACAGATGCTGAGTGAGAGTGCTTTATATTATTCTTCATTGCCGCCTTCTGTCAGAACGGTTATTCAGTGTCTCGATATAGATGTTCTGTCCAAGCCGGTCGATATGGATATACCTAATCAGGTGGCTTTGCATATGTATGGCTATAAGATGGATGACCGGACGAAATTGTTAGTACCTGGTTTATATGATGAATTGAGTAAATCGGATTGGTATTATAATTATAAAGCCAGGAATTGTTTGTTTTCGGGATTCTCATTCGTACTTCGTAATCTATTGGACGATGATGCACCGGAAAGTTCTATCGACAATGAATTACGTTATCCTGCTGCTCAGGCCTCTTACAGAAATGAAGCTGTTTATCAGCGTGGCCTGGACGAACAAAACAAACAAAATAAGTTTGAAGCGTATAGGATAACTCCTGAATGGAAACGATTGATAGAGGAGTCTTATTCTTTTTTCAAAGCAAAGAATATTCAATATTATCTGGTGTTGATGCCGTATAATCCTGATATTATATCAGCAAAAAAGACTGAAAAGCAGGAAGCTCTTCAGTCTTATATAAAAGAATTGGGGTATATCCCTTATATCGATTGTTTTGATTTGTTGGAAGCATCCGATTTTTACGATGCAATCCATCCGAATGACAAAGGTGCCAAAAAGATAACCAATCAAATACTTATTTCACTACCATAA
- a CDS encoding MBOAT family O-acyltransferase, which yields MLFNSIEFLIYLPVVFLLYWFVFNRKIKLQNLFIVIVSYLFYGWWDWRFLILIAFTSFCSWLSGVAIAKVREGNDSLSEDTLSVQKKCRWITGINIFLNLVILGFFKYFNFFVDNFVEAFSLLGITLHKSTLQIILPVGISFYTFQALSYTIDVYRRRLEPTKDIVAFFAFVSFFPQLVAGPIERATNLLVQFYKPRKFTYDYAVDGMRQILWGFFKKMVIADNCALVVNDVFGNYSNYSASTLVLGAFLFAFQIYGDFSGYSDIAIGTAKLFGITLKQNFHYPYFSRNIIEFWRRWHISLNTWFVDYVYIPLGGSREGQYKHIRNILVIFFLSGLWHGANWTFITWGIYHGLLFVPLLLLSKKKQGDSPIFPSVISMLITFGFVTLGWIVFRAETLSIAFNYIGDIFSPSLLRVPKVSGANNVTAMLSLVFIGILLVVEWVNRNKPFGLDIQNIKSSFVRYSIYAGILFSIYFFGADSSNFIYFQF from the coding sequence ATGTTATTTAATTCAATAGAGTTTTTGATTTATCTTCCGGTAGTATTCTTACTATATTGGTTTGTTTTCAACAGGAAGATAAAATTACAAAACTTATTTATCGTCATTGTAAGCTATCTGTTTTATGGATGGTGGGACTGGCGTTTTCTTATACTTATTGCCTTTACATCTTTTTGCAGCTGGTTGAGTGGTGTTGCTATTGCAAAAGTACGGGAAGGCAACGATTCATTATCTGAAGATACCTTATCTGTACAAAAGAAATGCAGATGGATAACCGGGATTAATATTTTCCTGAATTTGGTTATTCTTGGATTTTTCAAATACTTTAATTTCTTTGTTGATAACTTTGTGGAAGCTTTTTCCCTATTGGGAATCACCTTACACAAATCGACTTTGCAGATCATTCTTCCGGTAGGTATCAGTTTTTATACGTTCCAGGCTTTGAGTTACACAATAGATGTGTACAGGAGAAGGTTGGAACCGACAAAAGATATAGTGGCTTTCTTTGCTTTCGTCAGTTTTTTTCCACAGTTGGTTGCCGGGCCTATCGAAAGAGCTACCAATTTACTGGTTCAGTTTTATAAGCCGCGTAAGTTTACTTATGACTATGCCGTAGATGGTATGCGTCAGATCTTATGGGGTTTTTTTAAAAAGATGGTGATTGCCGATAACTGTGCATTGGTTGTGAACGATGTATTCGGTAATTATTCGAATTATTCTGCCAGTACATTGGTTCTGGGTGCTTTTTTATTTGCTTTCCAGATATATGGTGATTTTTCGGGGTATTCGGATATTGCCATCGGGACAGCTAAATTATTTGGTATAACATTGAAGCAAAACTTCCATTATCCTTATTTTTCAAGAAATATTATCGAATTCTGGCGCAGGTGGCATATATCGTTGAATACCTGGTTTGTGGATTATGTATATATTCCTTTGGGCGGTAGCAGGGAAGGACAATATAAACATATACGTAATATTCTGGTTATATTTTTCCTGAGCGGATTGTGGCATGGAGCAAACTGGACATTCATTACCTGGGGAATCTATCATGGACTATTATTTGTACCTTTGTTATTATTGAGTAAGAAGAAACAGGGTGATTCGCCTATATTTCCTTCTGTTATTTCAATGTTGATCACTTTCGGGTTCGTTACCCTGGGGTGGATTGTGTTCAGGGCAGAAACGCTCTCTATTGCGTTTAATTATATCGGTGATATATTTTCACCTTCTTTGTTGAGGGTTCCCAAGGTTAGCGGAGCTAATAATGTGACGGCCATGTTATCGTTGGTATTTATAGGTATTCTGTTAGTCGTGGAATGGGTGAACAGGAATAAGCCTTTCGGATTGGATATACAGAACATAAAAAGTTCATTTGTCCGGTACTCAATTTATGCCGGCATACTCTTTTCGATTTATTTCTTCGGTGCTGATTCTTCTAATTTTATTTATTTTCAATTCTAA
- the nadA gene encoding quinolinate synthase NadA, with protein sequence MLTNQSIGYMDAPVPKDIDLKEAIDKLRKEKNAVILAHYYQTGDIQDIADFVGDSLALAQWAAKTTADIIVLCGVHFMGETAKILCPDKKVLVPDLNAGCSLADSCPAPEFAEFVKQHPDHVVISYVNTTAAVKAVTDVVVTSTNARQIVESFPEGTKMIFGPDRNLGNYINSITGRNMLLWNGACHVHEQFSLEKILELKEQYPDAEVITHPECKQPVIQVSDFVGSTAALLKHTIKSDKKQFIVATESGVIHEMRKKSPEKEFIPAPPNDSTCACNECNFMRLNTMEKLYNCLKFEMPEIFVDEEVQKKAIKPIRKMLEISEKLGL encoded by the coding sequence ATGTTGACAAATCAATCGATCGGATATATGGATGCACCGGTACCTAAAGACATAGATCTGAAGGAAGCCATTGATAAACTCCGTAAGGAAAAGAATGCCGTTATCCTTGCGCATTATTATCAGACCGGCGATATACAGGATATAGCAGATTTCGTGGGAGACAGTCTGGCGTTGGCTCAATGGGCTGCTAAAACAACAGCGGATATTATTGTTCTCTGTGGTGTTCATTTTATGGGTGAAACGGCTAAGATCCTATGTCCGGACAAGAAAGTATTGGTTCCTGATCTGAATGCCGGTTGTTCACTGGCCGATAGTTGCCCGGCTCCTGAGTTTGCTGAATTTGTAAAACAACATCCGGATCATGTGGTTATTTCATATGTCAATACAACAGCTGCGGTAAAAGCGGTAACAGATGTGGTGGTAACTTCCACCAATGCCCGTCAGATCGTTGAAAGTTTTCCGGAAGGAACAAAAATGATCTTCGGTCCGGACCGGAACCTGGGTAATTACATAAATAGTATTACCGGACGTAATATGTTACTCTGGAATGGTGCCTGTCATGTGCATGAACAATTTTCACTGGAAAAGATACTGGAATTGAAGGAACAGTATCCGGATGCGGAAGTGATCACTCACCCGGAGTGTAAACAACCCGTTATACAGGTGTCAGACTTCGTAGGTTCGACTGCCGCTCTTTTGAAGCACACTATCAAGTCAGACAAGAAACAGTTCATTGTAGCGACGGAAAGCGGCGTTATTCACGAAATGCGTAAAAAGAGCCCGGAGAAAGAGTTTATTCCGGCTCCTCCCAACGACAGTACATGTGCTTGCAACGAATGTAATTTCATGCGGCTGAATACGATGGAAAAGTTGTATAACTGTTTGAAATTTGAAATGCCGGAGATATTTGTCGACGAGGAAGTACAGAAGAAGGCTATTAAACCGATTCGTAAGATGTTGGAGATTTCTGAAAAATTAGGTTTGTAA
- a CDS encoding RNA methyltransferase: MRKLKITEMNRLTPEAFKESKKIPLIVVLDHVRSLNNVGSVFRTSDAFKVEAIYLCGITACPPHAEIHKTALGAEDTVEWKYFEDTHDAVDNLKQQGYTVCAVEQAEGSVMLDKLLLDKDKKYAVIMGNEVKGVQQSVVDNCDMCIEIPQYGTKHSLNVSVTTGIVIWDFFKQLSD; this comes from the coding sequence ATGCGTAAACTGAAAATAACAGAAATGAACCGCCTCACCCCGGAGGCTTTTAAAGAGAGTAAGAAGATACCTTTAATTGTTGTGCTTGACCATGTTAGGAGTCTGAATAACGTCGGATCCGTTTTCCGTACGTCGGATGCTTTCAAGGTAGAGGCTATTTACTTGTGCGGTATCACGGCTTGTCCGCCTCATGCGGAGATCCATAAGACTGCTTTGGGAGCTGAAGATACGGTGGAATGGAAATATTTTGAAGATACACACGACGCTGTTGATAACCTGAAGCAACAAGGGTATACTGTTTGTGCAGTAGAACAGGCAGAAGGTAGTGTTATGCTGGATAAACTACTGTTAGACAAGGATAAAAAATATGCAGTTATCATGGGAAACGAAGTAAAAGGTGTTCAACAATCTGTTGTTGATAACTGTGATATGTGTATTGAAATACCCCAATACGGAACTAAACATTCATTAAATGTATCGGTAACGACAGGGATCGTTATCTGGGATTTCTTTAAACAGTTATCAGATTAA
- a CDS encoding DUF4294 domain-containing protein produces MMKVRWYKIVVLFLLCVTAGQAQKLKINTLPEGVQRAYLDGKDTIAVVNLQEVFIFPQMRFKNNREQQKYNKLVRDVKRTLPYAKMVYETLIETYEYMETLPNDKARQEHLKRMEKDLFKEYKPELKKLTFSQGKLLIKLIDRECNQSSYNLLKAYLGGFRAGFWNLFAGMFGASLKSEYDPKGKDAMTERVVIMVERGLI; encoded by the coding sequence ATGATGAAAGTAAGATGGTATAAGATTGTTGTTTTGTTTTTACTCTGTGTCACAGCCGGTCAGGCACAGAAACTGAAAATAAACACACTTCCCGAAGGAGTACAAAGAGCTTATCTGGATGGGAAGGATACCATTGCTGTTGTCAATCTCCAGGAAGTATTTATTTTTCCTCAGATGCGTTTCAAGAACAACCGGGAACAACAAAAGTATAATAAACTGGTTCGAGACGTAAAACGCACATTACCTTATGCTAAAATGGTATATGAAACCCTGATCGAAACCTATGAATATATGGAAACACTTCCTAATGATAAGGCTCGTCAGGAACATCTGAAACGTATGGAAAAGGATTTGTTCAAAGAATATAAACCGGAACTTAAAAAGCTGACATTCTCACAAGGTAAACTACTTATCAAACTGATCGACAGGGAATGTAACCAATCAAGTTATAACCTGTTGAAAGCTTACCTGGGAGGTTTCAGAGCAGGCTTCTGGAATTTGTTTGCCGGTATGTTCGGAGCCAGCCTGAAATCGGAATACGACCCGAAAGGAAAAGATGCCATGACCGAACGGGTCGTTATTATGGTTGAAAGAGGATTAATCTGA